From the Balearica regulorum gibbericeps isolate bBalReg1 chromosome 4, bBalReg1.pri, whole genome shotgun sequence genome, one window contains:
- the GC gene encoding vitamin D-binding protein — MLALCPAAGINHSPVGWRHLHINAGTGFPAPLFGRRRETSPAMRAALALLLLFAAVRAEHRGKAYVRDKVCQEFRTLGKEDFRTLTIVANSRKFSNATFEEISHLVREIVSLAETCCAEGADPSCYDAGSSALSAKSCGGDSPFPAHAGTAGCCAQEGLEQKLCLAALQHPPQELPRYLQPSNEELCQAFKKDPKDFADRFLHEYASSYGQAPLPVLLGSARTFLSMVSTCCISPAPTACFLKEKLERKTLSLLTLMSNRVCSRFAVYGKDKVTFSYLASLAQKMPAASFEDLFPLAEDAAEVFSQCCDSVAEDCMQKKLSEHTAKACGALSARDERFADCCKGNNLVQNYFCISALPPAPTPTLPEAQKPTNGQLCGEEGARHAKRYLFELARRHTSVPDAFLGKLYDTCQRVRGECCSAKDPPACLDSKHRRMEAELPPFLEKAGQLCGQYAELNFLDFKKRLRESLVKTLPDASPELLGQLVEQRADFASTCCPPNAPPLYCTAKVSWELGAACGGGSCLLR; from the exons ATGCTCGCCCTCTGCCCCGCCGCCGGGATCAATCATTCACCCGTCGGCTGGCGCCATCTCCATATAAACGCCGGGACGGGTTTCCCAGCGCCGCTTTtcggcaggaggagggaaaccAGCCCCGCCATGAGGGCAGCTCtcgccctgctgctgcttttcgCCGCCGTGCGCGCCGAGCACCGAG GTAAAGCTTATGTCCGGGACAAAGTCTGCCAGGAGTTCAGGaccctggggaaggaggattTCCGAACCCT gaccATTGTCGCCAACAGCAGGAAATTCTCCAACGCCACCTTCGAGGAGATCAGCCACCTCGTCCGCGAAATCGTCTCCCTGGCTGAGACCTGCTGCGCCGAAGGTGCCGACCCCTCCTGCTACGACGCCGGG TCCTCGGCTCTGTCGGCCAAATCCTGCGGCGGGGACTCGCCCTTCCCGGCGCACGCCGGCACAGCGGGGTGCTGCGCCcaggaggggctggagcagaagCTGTGCCTGGCCGCCCTGCAGCACCCgccccaggagctgccccgCTACCTCCAGCCCTCCAACGAGGAGCTCTGCCAGGCCTTCAAGAAGGACCCCAAGGACTTTGCAGACAG GTTTCTGCACGAGTACGCCAGCAGCTATGGCCAGGCGCCCCTGCCCGTGCTCCTGGGCTCCGCCAGGACCTTCCTCTCCATGGTCTCCACCTGCTGCATCTCCCCCGCGCCCACCGCCTGCTTCCTGAAGGAG aaactggaaaggaaaaccctctccctcctcacccTGATGTCAAACCGGGTTTGCTCCCGCTTCGCGGTGTACGGGAAGGACAAAGTCACCTTCAG CTACCTCGCCTCGCTGGCGCAGAAGATGCCCGCCGCCTCCTTCGAGGACCTCTTCCCCCTGGCAGAAGACGCTGCCGAGGTGTTTTCCCAGTGCTGCGACTCGGTGGCGGAGGACTGCATGCAGAAGAAG TTATCGGAGCACACGGCCAAAGCCTGCGGCGCGCTGTCGGCCCGAGACGAAAGGTTTGCCGACTGCTGCAAGGGGAACAACCTCGTGCAAAACTACTTCTGCATCTCGGCCTTGCCACCGGCGCCCACCCCCACGCTGCCGGAGGCGCAGAAGCCGACGAACGGGCAGCTCTGCGGCGAGGAGGGGGCTCGCCACGCCAAGAG GTACCTGTTTGAGCTGGCGCGGAGGCACACCAGCGTCCCCGACGCCTTCCTCGGCAAGCTCTACGACACCTGCCAAAGAGTCCGGGGGGAGTGCTGCTCTGCCAAGGACCCCCCCGCCTGCCTGGACAGCAAG CACCGGCGGATGGAAGCAGAGCTGCCCCCCTTCCTGGAAAAGGCCGGCCAGCTCTGCGGGCAGTACGCCGAGTTAAACTTCCTCGACTTCAAGAAGAG GCTGCGGGAGAGCTTGGTGAAAACGCTGCCCGACGCCAGCCCcgagctgctggggcagctggtGGAACAGCGAGCCGACTTCGCCTCCACCTGCTGCCCCCCCAACGCGCCCCCCCTCTACTGCACCGCCAAG GtgagctgggagctgggagcGGCGTGCGGCGggggctcctgcctgctgcgCTAG